The nucleotide window CTCAAGGTCATACTGCCGGCTTCTATCCGCGACAGATCCAACAAATCATCCAACAGTCGCATCATGCGCTGGCCATTAATTAAAATGTGATTCAGAGCATCAATCTCCCGCTTCTGCAGGCGTCCGGATACATGCTTGTTCAAACGCTGCGAAAAGCCGAGCACCGAATTAAGCGGTGTACGCAATTCGTGACTCATATTAGCCAGAAAGCGGGTTTTGGCCAGCACTGCCCGTTGGGCGTCTTCTTCCGCCTGCTCTGCCCGTTGAATATGTAGTTTGAGATCATGGTTTTGACGGGCCAGAGTTTTCTCGGACTGTTCTAGCTGGGAAAGATAGCTGCTCATCAGAATCAGAATGGCCGCAGTTACACCAAAGCACTGCACCAACACCTGGGAGGGTCGCGAGTCCGGCGGCGTTAAATCCAGAAAAGGCATGCCTTGCTGCTGCAGAAAGTGCACCAGCGCCAGGGACAGCAAAATCAAAATGCCCCACATCAAGCCGGTGCGTAAACTCACCAGCAATCCTGCCAATAAGGGAACGACCAACCACCATCCGGTTGCTATTGAGCCGATTCCACCACCGGTATAGATGGCGCCGGCTCCCGCCACATAAAGGGCCAGCGGGGCGAGATGGGACGCGGGATAGAGTTTTTTGGTAAAGCGAAGCAACAGGATGGAGGCCATCATCAATAGCATCGCACAGGGAATGGCCACCATGCGAACTTCAATTTGCCACTGAAAAGCACGCAACAGATAGGGGACACCGAGCAGCAGCAATAGATAAGCCGAAGCAGTTAATGTGCGCACCCGGCGCAACTCAATCGGAGTCGTGTTCGTTGACTCCCAACCACTATTCAGCAGCCAATCCATTTGGTTGCGCACTCAATAACGCTCCGAATAGTTTTCGTTTAAGCGGCGACTTCTTTGCCGGAATCCGCCTTTTTCCCGTCATCTGAGCTGGCCTGGTTTTCCGTCCCGGGCTGGCCCTGTGTCTGGTTGTTCTGTTGCGCCGCCGGCGCCCCGGAATCGGCTTCCGGCAGTAATTCGGGTTGCTGAGGATCCGGCCCGAGTTCTTCCAGCACCGGACGCAGCTTTTCGCTTAATCCCACTTCGCACACCCTGCCACGCAGATCTATGTCTTTGGCGTTCATTTCTATCAGTTGGTTCAGCGCCTGATCGTAGTGACGCTGATGATACAGCTCCGCTGTATCTTTGCCGGACACCCATTCACCCTTGCGGGTTAAATACTGGCCCAGTTGATTGCGCACGACAAACGTAGTTGCTGTAGTTGTCATGGTTGACATTACTAACTCCTGGTTTTACATCCAAATCAATAGGGCAAATTAACAGCCCTGAAAAACTAACTTTAGCAGTTTAGAAATTTGCTACCAAATCAGAAGTCGGCTAGCAGCCCCGGCTGCGCCAAAACCGGCAAATCACCTTCCATTCCCATCGCCCTCACCATAATATGGTTTTTAAGATGCCCATGCTGATTAAACAGGGACATTCCCCTGTTACGCAGCACGCGCAAGGGAGCAAGATCGGCTCCGAACAACTGCTTGAACCCTTCCATTGCCGACATCATCAACAAGTTGTGGGGTTTTCGCCGCCGCTGGTAGCGACGCAGAATACTGAAATCCTGCATCGGTAGCTGATTCTCTGCTGCTCTGTGAATTTCTTCCGCCAAAACAGCTGCGTCCAAAAATCCAAGGTTGATGCCTTGACCAGCCAACGGATGCAGGCTGTGGGCCGCATCACCGATCAGCGCGACGCCAGGCATAGCGTAATACACCGCGTGATTCTGAATCAGCGGAAATCGGAAGCGTCGATCCACCGACAACACAGCGCCCAGCCGGTGCTCAAATGCTTGCGCCAATTGGCTGCAAAACGCGGCATCATCCATTTCTGTAAGGGCTTTGGACTGTTCGTGCCCCAGTGTCCAGACGATAGAACTGATACAGGACCGATGGTGATTCCCTGCCCCCTCCTGCAAAGGCAGAAACGCTAACGGACCGGACTCCAGGAATACCTGACGGGCAGTACACTGATGGGGCTGCTCGGTTTTCACGGTAGTCACTATGGCCTGTTGTCCATAATCCCAGGTACGGCAGCGGAAGCCCAATTGATCCCGCACCCGCGAACGGCCACCGTCCGCACCGACCAGAATTGCCGGTTGCAGTTCAGCACCATCCTCCAGCACCACTAGCCACCCATCTGCCTGGTCCCGCTCCAGAATCTTCTGCAGTCCCTGCTGCCGGATCTCGATATTGTCTGCGGCTTGTACCCGCTGCAGCAAACAATGTGTGGTGATCCGGTTTTCTACAATATGCCCTACATGTTCCTCCCCCACATCCCGGGCGTGAAACTGGATGTTGCCGGTGCCATCCCGGTCCCACACATCCATGTGAGCAAAAGGACTTATCCGGTATTGTGCCATGTCATCCCATACGCCGAGTTTACGCAGAATATTCTCTGAAGCATGAGTGAGGGCACTAACCCGGGGATCAAACGCATCCGGCCATTGATCCGGTGACGGCGGCATCTGCGGATCGATCAGCAATACCGAAACCTCAGAGTCCGCCAACGCAGCCGCTAAAGCCAGACCCGCCATTCCGGCGCCGGCGATTAAAACATCCGGCTTTTCGAGCCGTGAATTCGAGTTCATAAAGTGACTTCCGGCAAACGAGTGGAGACAGAGCGCCCCATGGCATGGCGAGCCACCAATCGCTTAGTGCCCCGCAGCGAATCAAACAAAATCAATCCGGAATTGCGCAAGAGATTCAATGGGGTACTCCTGTTGCTGAACAATTTGGTCAGCTGGTCGGAAAACAAAATAGTGTTGCGCTGGTCTTGCACACGCCGCTGCAAATAGTCTGACAGCAGACGAAAATCCCCCGCCGGACGACCTAGTCTGCGGGCCTTGTCCAGCACCTGTACCAGCACCGCCACATCGCGCATGGACATGTTAAACCCCTGTCCCGCCACCGGGTGTAAACCATGCGCGGCATTACCCAGCACGACCACATTCGGGCGCACCTGCTCTTTCGACAGCGTCAGGGCTAACGGGTAGCGGTACCGTTTACCCACCTGAACCAAAGCACCCACGCCCCGCCCCGCTACCGCCTCTAACCGACGCAAGAAAACATCGTCCTCAACCCGCATTAATTCATCGGCAAGCTGCGGCGCGACGCACCAGGTCAAACCCAGACGGTTATCGGTTTGGGGCAGGATAGCGAGCGGGCCGTTCGAGGTAAAACGTTCCAGCGCCATATTCTGATGGGGAGATTCCGGCGTTACCGTTGTGACAATGGCAACCTGCTCGTAGGCTTTCGACTCTGAGGCTATGCCCAGCAATTGGCGTCCTTGCGATTCTGCGCCATCGGCAATCACCAGCAAGGGTGTACGCTGCCGGGATTGCGTGCCGTTCTGCTCCACTGTCGCAACAATCTCCGGTCCGTCATAGTAAAGACCAATCACCTGAGCCGGAGCTAAAAAGTCGACATTCGCCAGATTACCAAGATGTCCGGACAACGCCTGACCGATGTAGCGGTTTTCAATTACATAGCCCAACGCCCGCACCCGCTCTTCAGATGCACGGATTACTGCCTTGCCAAAGCTGCCCTGTTCGGTGATTTCAATTGTTTCTATGGGTACCGCATTGCGGCGCAATTGATCCCATAGACCCAGCTGGTCGAAGATGTGACAAGTCCCATTGGCCAGCGCGGTATTGCGGGCATCGTAGCTGGGGTGAAATTCCCCCTG belongs to Ketobacter sp. MCCC 1A13808 and includes:
- a CDS encoding sensor histidine kinase, which encodes MRNQMDWLLNSGWESTNTTPIELRRVRTLTASAYLLLLLGVPYLLRAFQWQIEVRMVAIPCAMLLMMASILLLRFTKKLYPASHLAPLALYVAGAGAIYTGGGIGSIATGWWLVVPLLAGLLVSLRTGLMWGILILLSLALVHFLQQQGMPFLDLTPPDSRPSQVLVQCFGVTAAILILMSSYLSQLEQSEKTLARQNHDLKLHIQRAEQAEEDAQRAVLAKTRFLANMSHELRTPLNSVLGFSQRLNKHVSGRLQKREIDALNHILINGQRMMRLLDDLLDLSRIEAGSMTLSKSPLELQQALDRAWREVEPEALRAGSNVKLVFGNSVQVIADGQRIVQVLISILAHSIKYSVKKTINVELGNLQQGGLIQVCYYAELLSPPEQLRLFDRYDHLHSKCAREAGSSGLALPLAWELVLLHGGKLTLHQDPTGLTCFNLFLPTV
- a CDS encoding UbiH/UbiF/VisC/COQ6 family ubiquinone biosynthesis hydroxylase, whose translation is MNSNSRLEKPDVLIAGAGMAGLALAAALADSEVSVLLIDPQMPPSPDQWPDAFDPRVSALTHASENILRKLGVWDDMAQYRISPFAHMDVWDRDGTGNIQFHARDVGEEHVGHIVENRITTHCLLQRVQAADNIEIRQQGLQKILERDQADGWLVVLEDGAELQPAILVGADGGRSRVRDQLGFRCRTWDYGQQAIVTTVKTEQPHQCTARQVFLESGPLAFLPLQEGAGNHHRSCISSIVWTLGHEQSKALTEMDDAAFCSQLAQAFEHRLGAVLSVDRRFRFPLIQNHAVYYAMPGVALIGDAAHSLHPLAGQGINLGFLDAAVLAEEIHRAAENQLPMQDFSILRRYQRRRKPHNLLMMSAMEGFKQLFGADLAPLRVLRNRGMSLFNQHGHLKNHIMVRAMGMEGDLPVLAQPGLLADF
- the ubiH gene encoding 2-octaprenyl-6-methoxyphenyl hydroxylase, with protein sequence MNNGAVNTDYDVIIMGGGLVGASLAACMARDAALRIAVVEKFVPPQQQGEFHPSYDARNTALANGTCHIFDQLGLWDQLRRNAVPIETIEITEQGSFGKAVIRASEERVRALGYVIENRYIGQALSGHLGNLANVDFLAPAQVIGLYYDGPEIVATVEQNGTQSRQRTPLLVIADGAESQGRQLLGIASESKAYEQVAIVTTVTPESPHQNMALERFTSNGPLAILPQTDNRLGLTWCVAPQLADELMRVEDDVFLRRLEAVAGRGVGALVQVGKRYRYPLALTLSKEQVRPNVVVLGNAAHGLHPVAGQGFNMSMRDVAVLVQVLDKARRLGRPAGDFRLLSDYLQRRVQDQRNTILFSDQLTKLFSNRSTPLNLLRNSGLILFDSLRGTKRLVARHAMGRSVSTRLPEVTL